From a region of the Marinomonas mediterranea MMB-1 genome:
- a CDS encoding coiled-coil domain-containing protein, with amino-acid sequence MEKWQLWVLLESSTVFALLTALFVWRIRVLKKRLEDNQESAQADDASSASTSDIETSSHDTSEPDLTASYQRLGAFIERQVSHAVESVKAKLHEKDELGTTKFKIWGTLLKAEKAIIINDNSQNPRPILNRFLASILAALDFESRNTSKSDLEQNLEELDQEFMQAGEVLLTKENLIANQKELHEDLRTNIERTKKRIAQLSIKERELERLKSEQVKLREQINSVNSHSAHSYDVTAEPTTPPVQSPVKKAHSSRHLESLKQLSSRQQTVIEKLQEALDSQRSEKTDDSHTESQKVAIERLERMSAESLSLIEQLNAELDTTNLSIESLRQDISSKNKALQDIEQKLKETDTSVISGLTSIQANKKETFDSIKLGLTEVQDNENTHNDFFINEHAKEVENLERLLQESETCVELLAQELQTSESETDELEANILKAVAEQSGGDQTSDELNALREENKQLANQTSDIKAQIMEQATNTDERALRTEFNRKNLELDRLQLAYSDLERKYLATLS; translated from the coding sequence ATGGAAAAGTGGCAACTTTGGGTACTATTAGAGAGTTCAACGGTTTTTGCGCTCTTGACGGCTTTGTTCGTTTGGCGCATTCGAGTGTTAAAAAAACGACTTGAGGACAATCAAGAATCAGCTCAAGCAGATGACGCTTCGTCCGCTTCTACTAGTGACATTGAGACATCCAGTCACGACACATCCGAACCTGACCTCACCGCTTCCTACCAACGCTTGGGGGCTTTTATTGAACGCCAAGTCAGTCACGCGGTGGAATCAGTTAAAGCCAAACTGCACGAAAAAGACGAACTTGGAACCACAAAATTCAAAATATGGGGCACGCTTCTAAAAGCGGAAAAGGCTATTATCATTAATGATAATAGCCAAAACCCTCGCCCTATTTTAAATCGCTTCCTTGCTAGCATTCTGGCAGCACTCGACTTTGAAAGCCGTAATACAAGTAAATCCGACCTAGAACAGAATCTAGAAGAACTAGATCAAGAGTTCATGCAAGCGGGTGAGGTACTGCTGACGAAGGAAAACCTCATCGCAAATCAAAAAGAGCTGCATGAAGATCTTCGCACTAACATTGAACGGACAAAAAAACGTATTGCTCAACTGTCTATCAAAGAACGCGAGTTAGAACGATTAAAATCAGAGCAAGTTAAGCTGCGTGAGCAAATCAATTCAGTTAACAGTCATTCAGCGCACTCATACGATGTAACAGCCGAGCCGACTACGCCACCAGTACAATCTCCGGTAAAAAAAGCGCACTCTTCACGCCACTTGGAATCGCTGAAGCAATTGTCCTCTCGTCAGCAGACCGTTATCGAAAAACTTCAAGAAGCCCTCGATAGTCAACGATCTGAGAAAACCGACGATTCTCATACGGAATCACAAAAAGTGGCCATTGAGCGTTTGGAACGAATGAGCGCAGAATCGCTTTCTCTTATCGAACAGCTTAATGCCGAACTCGATACGACAAATTTGTCCATTGAGTCTCTAAGACAAGACATCTCAAGTAAAAATAAGGCATTACAAGACATCGAGCAAAAGCTCAAAGAAACCGATACATCGGTCATCTCAGGCTTAACCAGTATTCAAGCGAATAAGAAAGAAACCTTTGATTCGATTAAACTTGGACTGACAGAGGTGCAGGACAATGAAAATACACACAATGACTTTTTTATCAATGAACACGCCAAAGAAGTCGAGAATTTAGAACGACTTCTTCAAGAGTCTGAAACCTGTGTTGAGTTGTTAGCTCAAGAGTTGCAAACGTCAGAGTCTGAGACAGACGAACTCGAAGCGAACATTCTAAAAGCTGTCGCTGAACAAAGTGGCGGTGATCAAACTTCTGATGAGCTTAATGCACTACGAGAAGAGAATAAGCAATTGGCGAATCAAACCAGCGATATTAAAGCGCAAATTATGGAACAAGCAACGAACACTGACGAACGCGCACTTCGTACAGAATTCAACCGTAAAAACCTTGAATTAGACAGACTGCAACTCGCTTACAGTGACTTAGAGCGTAAGTACCTCGCTACTCTGAGCTAA
- a CDS encoding homocysteine S-methyltransferase family protein translates to MNAPSVTILDGGMGRELNRRNAPFQQPEWSALAMMQAPEIVKEVHHDFIESGARVIATNSYSLVPFHIGEEVFAEQGYSLAELSGEVARQAAAESKHNVLVAGSLPPLFGSYRADLFRADRVEEVATPLIQALNNNVDVWLNETQCLVEEVKAVKSLVDKHDSESKPFWVSFTLEDSEPTIEPQLRSGELVREAIKAMVDIKVAAILFNCSQPEIIGEAIKITRDILAELGCDTIEIGAYANAFPPQPKEATANDGLDELREDLSPPAYLDWVKHWVADGATLVGGCCGIGPEHIEAMSNELA, encoded by the coding sequence ATGAATGCACCAAGCGTTACTATTTTAGATGGTGGTATGGGCAGAGAGTTAAACCGAAGAAATGCGCCTTTCCAACAGCCTGAGTGGTCCGCGCTGGCAATGATGCAGGCGCCTGAGATTGTCAAAGAAGTTCACCACGACTTTATTGAAAGCGGCGCTCGTGTCATTGCGACAAACAGTTATTCCCTTGTGCCGTTTCACATCGGAGAGGAAGTGTTCGCTGAGCAAGGGTATTCGCTTGCGGAACTGTCTGGAGAAGTCGCGCGCCAAGCAGCTGCTGAAAGCAAACATAATGTTCTGGTTGCAGGCTCATTGCCACCGTTGTTCGGCTCATATCGTGCTGATTTATTTAGAGCTGATAGAGTCGAAGAAGTGGCAACGCCGCTTATTCAAGCTTTAAATAACAACGTTGATGTTTGGCTAAACGAAACTCAGTGCTTAGTCGAAGAAGTGAAGGCGGTTAAATCGCTTGTTGATAAACATGACAGTGAGAGCAAGCCATTTTGGGTATCCTTTACATTAGAAGATTCTGAGCCGACAATTGAGCCACAATTGCGTTCGGGTGAATTGGTACGTGAAGCAATTAAAGCAATGGTTGATATTAAGGTTGCCGCGATTTTGTTTAATTGCAGTCAGCCTGAAATCATTGGCGAAGCCATTAAAATTACACGTGATATTTTGGCCGAGTTAGGTTGCGATACCATTGAAATTGGTGCCTATGCCAACGCATTTCCTCCACAGCCCAAAGAAGCAACGGCTAACGACGGGTTAGATGAATTGCGCGAAGATTTGTCCCCACCAGCGTATTTGGATTGGGTTAAACATTGGGTTGCTGATGGCGCAACACTTGTTGGTGGTTGTTGCGGCATTGGGCCTGAGCACATTGAAGCAATGTCTAACGAATTGGCTTAG
- the bufB gene encoding MNIO family bufferin maturase: protein MIKEKSDSSNGSKYPEQAETERRALEQRIGDQLGLGLRSTHFSHILNENPNVSWFEIISENFMDSGGRPRHMLNQIAERYPIVMHGVSLSIGSVDELDYGYLTRLKSLASEVNAKWVSDHLCWTGVMTLNSHDLLPMPMTEESLIHVCERIEKVQNYLGRPLVLENPSTYMQFKASHIPEWEFFNEMFSRTGCEMLLDVNNVYVSCFNSQTNPHEYLEKINFKHVRQMHLAGHEHCGDYIVDTHDRPVSEEVWPLFEYAWNRTEGVATCLEWDGNIPSFDAYLNELLKAKEVLLKSKVDSDTIGNDHSLSSVYDTNKHSIATPLDFLVPSMGD, encoded by the coding sequence GTGATAAAGGAAAAATCAGATTCAAGCAATGGTAGTAAGTACCCTGAGCAAGCTGAAACTGAACGTCGTGCGCTTGAACAGCGCATTGGCGATCAGCTAGGCCTAGGTCTTCGAAGTACGCACTTTTCGCATATTTTAAACGAAAACCCAAATGTCTCATGGTTTGAAATCATCTCTGAAAACTTTATGGATTCAGGGGGAAGGCCGAGGCACATGTTGAACCAGATAGCAGAACGCTACCCCATCGTGATGCACGGCGTGTCTTTATCGATAGGCAGTGTCGACGAGCTAGATTATGGTTATCTAACTCGCCTTAAATCACTCGCATCAGAAGTGAACGCGAAGTGGGTTAGCGATCATCTTTGTTGGACGGGCGTCATGACGTTGAACTCGCATGATCTGCTTCCAATGCCGATGACGGAAGAGTCGCTTATACATGTATGTGAACGTATCGAAAAAGTTCAGAATTACCTAGGTCGTCCGCTTGTTTTAGAAAACCCCAGTACTTATATGCAATTTAAAGCTTCTCATATTCCCGAATGGGAGTTCTTTAACGAGATGTTTAGCCGAACTGGCTGTGAAATGCTGTTAGATGTCAATAATGTCTATGTGTCTTGTTTTAACAGTCAAACCAATCCACATGAATATCTAGAAAAGATTAATTTTAAACACGTTCGTCAAATGCATTTAGCGGGACACGAACATTGTGGCGACTACATCGTAGACACTCATGATCGACCCGTTTCTGAAGAAGTGTGGCCGCTGTTCGAATACGCCTGGAACCGCACCGAAGGCGTCGCAACTTGTCTGGAATGGGATGGTAATATTCCAAGTTTTGATGCGTATCTGAATGAGCTACTTAAAGCGAAAGAGGTACTGTTAAAAAGTAAAGTTGACAGCGACACCATAGGAAACGACCACTCTCTCAGCTCTGTTTATGATACGAATAAACACTCCATTGCGACGCCATTGGATTTTCTCGTTCCATCGATGGGAGACTAA
- a CDS encoding ferritin-like domain-containing protein produces the protein MKSTFLQSNPKEVTPENFSDAMQQAIEIEIATIPVYLFTYYSINRTPDQGAIEEKIKQLIADGKSSISPDAPTQTIDALATDLSTKIMVFANKAGASIISVVIEEMLHMSLSSNVKQALAGKPELVNKSPEVWPAFLPGHEPPFPINRAKLTFDQLYTFMQIESPNTLDGSDNKATAIKYTTIGDFYGLVKKCIEEDFKDDSYYHWDRPQLVPKMGYYAQNDVNTLYYDKEHKPKFENASDSGDLIHVVDKESAIKALDEIVEQGEGCHGRGFINIDGEDCVSCTPFEADDYDDKSRSELAHFDKFNQLWCEMKGLDTEFAAVFGENLDPKQLFIYNFEANPSTTDYPSVIQKVSNLTNAVYSYLYVMTEACYSADKHTQYEIFMFGIHKSMMWILGSLCGELPGMSYIGADGREYQAAPTFENYRFSAVCSPKQQIIELFNDAVAAYPGIAYMKDRILDLPNVPLEPYLAKPKQPILA, from the coding sequence ATGAAATCGACATTTTTGCAATCAAACCCGAAAGAGGTCACGCCGGAAAACTTTTCCGACGCAATGCAACAAGCTATTGAAATCGAAATTGCCACCATCCCCGTATATCTATTCACCTACTACTCTATTAATCGTACGCCGGATCAGGGCGCGATAGAGGAAAAAATCAAACAACTCATTGCAGACGGTAAATCGAGTATATCGCCCGATGCGCCGACGCAAACCATTGATGCGTTAGCTACTGATTTATCGACCAAGATTATGGTGTTTGCCAACAAAGCGGGCGCGTCGATTATCAGTGTCGTGATCGAAGAAATGTTGCATATGTCGCTGTCTTCCAATGTGAAGCAAGCGCTGGCTGGAAAGCCGGAGCTCGTTAACAAAAGCCCAGAAGTCTGGCCTGCCTTTCTTCCGGGACATGAGCCACCGTTCCCTATAAACCGCGCCAAATTGACGTTCGATCAGTTATACACCTTTATGCAAATTGAAAGCCCGAATACGCTAGACGGATCAGATAATAAAGCGACGGCCATTAAATACACCACGATTGGTGATTTTTACGGACTTGTTAAAAAGTGCATTGAGGAAGACTTTAAAGATGATAGTTACTATCACTGGGATCGACCTCAGCTTGTTCCCAAGATGGGTTATTACGCTCAAAATGACGTGAACACGCTTTACTACGACAAAGAGCACAAGCCCAAATTTGAAAACGCATCGGATAGTGGCGACCTTATTCATGTTGTTGATAAAGAGTCGGCCATAAAAGCGCTTGATGAAATTGTAGAGCAGGGTGAGGGGTGTCACGGTCGAGGTTTTATCAATATTGATGGCGAAGATTGCGTTTCGTGCACTCCTTTTGAAGCCGATGATTATGATGATAAATCACGCAGTGAACTTGCTCACTTTGACAAATTCAATCAACTCTGGTGTGAGATGAAAGGCTTAGACACCGAATTCGCTGCCGTTTTTGGTGAGAATTTGGACCCAAAGCAACTCTTTATCTATAACTTTGAAGCCAACCCTAGTACCACTGATTACCCATCAGTTATTCAAAAAGTATCCAACCTGACCAACGCTGTTTACAGCTATTTGTATGTAATGACAGAAGCCTGCTATAGCGCAGACAAACATACTCAATATGAAATATTCATGTTTGGCATTCATAAATCGATGATGTGGATTCTCGGCTCTTTATGCGGTGAGCTGCCTGGGATGAGTTATATCGGCGCGGACGGACGAGAATACCAAGCCGCTCCGACCTTTGAGAACTATCGCTTCTCTGCGGTATGTTCGCCAAAACAGCAAATTATTGAATTATTTAACGACGCTGTCGCCGCCTACCCAGGTATTGCCTATATGAAGGACAGAATATTGGATCTTCCAAATGTTCCTTTGGAGCCGTATTTGGCCAAACCAAAACAACCTATTCTCGCTTAA
- a CDS encoding putative 4-hydroxy-4-methyl-2-oxoglutarate aldolase: MTDLTPDLCDHYADSITIADSIFQDFGGNHCFYGEVVTVSCFEDNSKVRELAFSQGHGKVIVVDGKASCRRALLGDMLAENAMKNGWKGIVINGAVRDVCTISKLNFGVKALCAFPLPTEKKGLGEIGAPLEFAGIQLMSGDYIYCDRNGIVVSKTELKLDF; this comes from the coding sequence ATGACTGATTTAACACCCGACCTTTGTGATCATTATGCCGACAGCATTACGATTGCCGACTCAATTTTTCAAGATTTTGGAGGGAACCACTGCTTTTATGGTGAAGTCGTCACCGTATCTTGTTTTGAAGACAACAGTAAGGTTCGCGAACTGGCCTTCTCTCAAGGCCATGGTAAAGTCATCGTGGTAGATGGAAAAGCAAGCTGTAGAAGAGCGTTATTGGGCGATATGCTAGCTGAAAACGCAATGAAAAACGGCTGGAAAGGCATTGTTATTAATGGCGCGGTTCGAGATGTCTGCACGATTTCAAAGCTAAACTTCGGTGTTAAAGCACTATGTGCATTTCCATTACCGACTGAAAAAAAAGGACTTGGCGAAATCGGTGCTCCTTTAGAGTTTGCGGGAATTCAACTCATGTCAGGCGATTACATTTATTGTGACCGCAACGGCATCGTCGTTTCAAAGACAGAACTGAAACTCGATTTCTAA
- a CDS encoding DUF4344 domain-containing metallopeptidase has product MLYRFILKTLSLMTSIASCSLYASTVSFTLDTPTTVEDKSIHSVISQSQLLDHITEVIDTYFAFTSPLDVHFGENDGPYFDPEENAVYIPYAFVSDSKRYFEKNDYESEYGVTEMNAALDTLAHTIFHEVAHAYIMDQQIPILGKEEDAADNLATLMLIENIEDGDIVAISAADMFAFESEDGPDYYDSLDYIGEHSFDLQRYFSTLCLVYGSDPEKHKHLLDEVDSEALGERKELCEEYFQSVQSNWHVYLKN; this is encoded by the coding sequence ATGTTGTATCGTTTCATACTCAAAACCCTTTCGTTGATGACGTCTATCGCCTCTTGTAGTCTCTACGCCTCAACTGTCTCTTTTACCCTCGATACGCCGACAACAGTGGAAGATAAGTCGATACATTCGGTGATTAGCCAAAGCCAATTGCTGGACCATATCACTGAGGTTATCGATACCTATTTTGCGTTCACATCGCCTTTGGATGTGCATTTTGGTGAAAATGATGGCCCCTACTTCGACCCCGAAGAAAACGCGGTTTATATTCCGTATGCCTTTGTATCTGACTCTAAGCGATATTTCGAAAAAAATGACTATGAGAGCGAATACGGTGTCACCGAAATGAACGCGGCGCTCGATACCTTAGCGCACACGATATTTCATGAAGTAGCTCACGCTTATATTATGGATCAGCAGATCCCAATTCTAGGAAAAGAAGAAGATGCAGCTGACAACCTAGCAACATTAATGTTGATAGAAAACATCGAAGACGGCGATATTGTCGCAATAAGCGCGGCAGATATGTTTGCATTTGAATCTGAAGACGGCCCTGATTACTATGATAGCCTTGACTACATTGGCGAGCACAGTTTTGACCTACAACGTTATTTTTCAACCTTGTGTCTTGTATATGGATCCGACCCGGAAAAGCACAAGCACCTTCTCGATGAGGTTGACTCAGAAGCACTTGGTGAGCGCAAGGAATTATGCGAAGAGTATTTTCAATCCGTTCAATCTAACTGGCATGTTTACTTAAAAAACTAG
- a CDS encoding M14 family metallopeptidase, producing the protein MTSRIKISSFFDGGNITVIDAAEPDNIRVSIPKDTESDFYQWFYFRLQGGMGEQCSIYFENAKGAAYPDGWENYQAVASYDREHWFRVPTNYHDGVLNIEHQPEQDSVYYAYFAPYSYERHLDMLSWASSHEDCVTHHLGETAEGRDITLLEVSKTQGLAKNIWITARQHPGETMAEWFVEGLLERLFDESHPVARAILKQCRFYIVPNMNPDGGVHGNLRVNSKGVNLNREWKRSSQENSPEVLAVQKKMAEVGVDMYLDIHGDEALPVNFVDGCGGVPNFDSRMKAMEALFSETLLAVSPDFQTEKGYEQDHFGEANLSVAAKWVGNTYRCLSLTLEMPFKDNENLPDEEVGWSPERSKILGADVLYPIYQVVNSKNMS; encoded by the coding sequence ATGACCAGTCGTATCAAGATTAGCAGCTTTTTTGATGGCGGAAACATAACCGTGATCGACGCGGCGGAACCTGACAATATTAGAGTAAGTATTCCGAAAGATACAGAGTCAGATTTCTATCAGTGGTTTTATTTTCGTTTACAAGGCGGTATGGGCGAACAGTGCTCAATTTATTTCGAAAATGCAAAAGGTGCGGCTTATCCGGATGGTTGGGAGAATTACCAAGCCGTAGCATCGTATGACCGTGAGCACTGGTTTCGCGTGCCAACAAATTATCATGACGGCGTACTTAATATTGAACATCAGCCGGAGCAGGATAGCGTTTATTACGCTTATTTTGCGCCGTACAGTTATGAGCGTCACCTTGATATGCTTTCTTGGGCCAGCTCGCACGAAGATTGTGTGACTCATCATTTAGGTGAAACGGCAGAAGGACGTGATATTACCTTGCTAGAAGTAAGCAAAACCCAAGGCCTGGCAAAAAATATTTGGATTACCGCGCGTCAGCATCCTGGCGAAACAATGGCCGAATGGTTTGTAGAAGGCCTATTAGAGCGACTATTTGACGAATCACACCCAGTTGCTAGAGCAATTCTAAAGCAATGTCGATTCTACATCGTACCGAACATGAATCCTGACGGTGGCGTGCATGGGAACTTACGAGTTAACAGTAAAGGCGTTAATTTAAATCGAGAGTGGAAGCGATCTTCTCAAGAAAACAGCCCTGAAGTGTTAGCGGTTCAAAAGAAAATGGCTGAGGTTGGCGTTGATATGTATCTTGATATCCACGGTGACGAAGCGCTGCCAGTGAACTTTGTTGACGGCTGTGGTGGCGTACCGAACTTTGATTCGCGTATGAAAGCCATGGAAGCACTTTTCTCCGAGACGCTGCTTGCTGTAAGCCCCGATTTTCAAACAGAGAAAGGTTATGAACAAGACCACTTTGGAGAGGCGAACTTATCTGTCGCAGCAAAATGGGTCGGCAATACTTATCGTTGTTTGTCTTTGACGTTAGAAATGCCGTTTAAAGACAACGAAAATTTGCCCGATGAAGAAGTCGGCTGGTCTCCAGAGCGCTCTAAAATTTTGGGTGCCGATGTGCTGTATCCCATTTACCAAGTGGTGAATAGCAAAAACATGTCTTAA
- a CDS encoding Hsp70 family protein has product MSKTYRVGIDLGTTNCVVSYFDPDSTNSELNLLTIPQNMGDGAVQEFTSLPSAIYLLAEDERTKIKPVLPWHSDKSDFIVGQGALELGQRRVGQLVQSAKSWLSHQGVNRRDAILPWGSEAKRKISPLKASEVLLRHIKEAWNHQFPESKLENQQVTLTLPASFDEEARSLTLEAARNAGIRDLYLLEEPQAACYYFIRNEAQLASLKASKMLLVVDIGGGTSDFSLVHIQSTETGRLALKRIAVGSHLLLGGDNLDQALAYQLDPRQISALSASRLAALTQQTRKAKETLLSDSSARSDGGAHSEVQESVTLTVLGAGSKLIGGSQKFVVERQKLLTQIEQGFVPLVDKTEKVEKAGYAIHALGLPYESDAAFTRHLAQFLSDHESEIESLTGEAMPDAVLFNGGFFNSRVIKDRFIAQLNQWAEKDIKVCDSSEPNDAVAKGAAHYLNALHGDAPRIESGVSHSLYLQMSDSSFVGLIPKGTPKEERVALKNEFVLKLGEQVQFPLYRSDDDLQCDVGRIVQDNSKMHFVSNLLSELQSNNEQDSATVQVSAKLSEVGVVQVQLKAVGSDQYWDLSFSTEPSESNAQDQGTETLHKNMGQAEELLVRCFSGAGQKAAPDLVKTLRNDLENQLGDRESWNIATSRRLSDKLLSLKSGRTKSAQHERIWLQMTGFCLRPGYGYAGDEERVTQVVNLTKNGAKYDTSAVWAQYWTLFRRVAGGLSIDQQAVLYKQFSQFYSPSGQKSRDKQKQLQTRSGDDLIRLVGALERLSNETKIETMDWLTKRLKKSSESDTSWWAIGRMASRQLLIQENDFLLAEDIAAAKIELALKEDWKKRKQAGLAAILMSQMTEVESDKLSVLRKKIAVKLKKDKCPALWLERLNETQSIDEASLSKLVGETLPIGLSLI; this is encoded by the coding sequence ATGAGTAAGACATATCGAGTTGGGATCGACCTTGGGACGACCAATTGCGTTGTCTCTTACTTTGATCCAGATTCCACTAATAGTGAACTTAACCTGTTAACCATTCCCCAGAATATGGGGGATGGTGCCGTACAAGAGTTTACGTCACTTCCTAGTGCAATATACCTACTAGCAGAAGACGAACGTACTAAGATCAAACCAGTATTGCCTTGGCACAGTGATAAAAGCGATTTTATCGTGGGTCAAGGTGCATTAGAGCTTGGGCAGCGGCGTGTAGGTCAACTCGTTCAAAGTGCAAAAAGCTGGTTAAGTCACCAAGGCGTCAACCGAAGAGACGCCATTTTACCTTGGGGTAGTGAAGCAAAGCGTAAGATTAGTCCTCTAAAAGCCAGCGAAGTGCTATTACGCCATATCAAAGAGGCTTGGAATCACCAGTTTCCAGAGTCGAAATTAGAGAATCAACAAGTTACTCTGACTTTACCAGCATCATTTGATGAAGAGGCAAGGTCGTTGACGCTTGAAGCGGCACGAAATGCAGGTATTCGTGATTTGTATCTGTTGGAGGAGCCGCAAGCAGCGTGCTACTACTTCATCAGAAATGAAGCACAACTTGCATCGCTTAAGGCCAGTAAGATGCTCTTGGTTGTCGATATTGGTGGTGGAACGTCGGATTTTAGCCTTGTACATATACAGTCTACTGAGACTGGCCGATTAGCGTTAAAGCGTATAGCGGTTGGATCGCACTTATTGTTAGGGGGTGACAACCTTGACCAAGCGCTCGCGTATCAACTCGACCCTCGTCAAATTTCCGCTTTATCCGCGTCACGCTTGGCTGCTTTGACACAACAAACTCGAAAGGCAAAAGAGACACTTCTTTCGGACAGCAGCGCACGTTCTGACGGTGGAGCACATTCAGAGGTGCAAGAATCCGTTACTCTGACTGTACTCGGAGCAGGCAGTAAACTAATCGGTGGCTCTCAAAAGTTTGTTGTTGAAAGGCAGAAGTTATTAACTCAAATAGAACAAGGCTTTGTACCCCTAGTCGACAAAACTGAAAAAGTTGAGAAAGCCGGCTATGCGATACACGCATTAGGGTTACCTTATGAGTCAGATGCTGCTTTTACACGTCACTTAGCGCAATTTTTATCTGATCATGAGTCTGAAATAGAGTCTCTAACTGGCGAAGCCATGCCGGATGCGGTGCTGTTTAACGGTGGATTCTTTAACAGCCGCGTTATTAAAGACCGCTTTATTGCTCAACTAAATCAATGGGCAGAAAAAGACATTAAGGTATGTGATTCTTCTGAGCCAAATGATGCAGTTGCGAAAGGAGCCGCGCATTATCTAAATGCCCTACACGGCGATGCTCCTCGTATAGAGAGTGGCGTTTCCCACAGTTTGTATTTGCAAATGTCAGATTCCAGCTTTGTTGGTCTGATTCCAAAAGGCACGCCAAAAGAAGAGCGAGTAGCGTTGAAAAACGAATTTGTTCTTAAGCTAGGTGAGCAGGTTCAGTTTCCACTTTATCGCTCGGATGATGATTTACAATGTGACGTTGGACGTATTGTTCAAGACAACAGCAAGATGCATTTTGTATCCAATCTGCTTTCTGAGTTGCAAAGTAACAACGAGCAAGACAGTGCAACCGTTCAGGTCTCTGCGAAGTTGTCTGAAGTTGGGGTGGTACAAGTTCAACTAAAAGCGGTCGGTAGCGACCAATACTGGGATCTTAGTTTTAGTACTGAACCAAGTGAATCCAACGCCCAAGACCAAGGTACGGAAACATTACACAAAAATATGGGGCAAGCGGAAGAGTTGCTTGTTCGGTGTTTCTCGGGTGCTGGTCAAAAAGCGGCCCCAGATTTGGTGAAAACGCTCAGGAATGATTTGGAAAATCAGCTTGGAGATCGAGAAAGCTGGAATATCGCAACATCTCGACGTTTGTCTGATAAATTGCTGTCGCTTAAGTCTGGACGCACGAAAAGTGCCCAGCATGAGCGGATTTGGTTGCAAATGACAGGCTTTTGTCTTCGACCAGGGTACGGGTATGCTGGCGATGAAGAACGTGTTACCCAAGTGGTTAACCTTACGAAAAATGGCGCAAAGTATGATACTTCGGCCGTATGGGCGCAATATTGGACATTATTCCGACGCGTGGCAGGTGGTTTATCGATAGACCAGCAGGCCGTGTTGTATAAGCAATTTAGTCAGTTTTATTCGCCTTCTGGGCAAAAATCGCGAGATAAGCAAAAGCAACTTCAGACCCGTTCAGGTGATGATCTAATAAGACTCGTTGGTGCTCTTGAGCGTTTATCTAACGAGACGAAAATAGAAACCATGGATTGGTTGACAAAGCGCCTTAAAAAGTCGTCTGAAAGCGATACCAGCTGGTGGGCTATTGGTCGAATGGCGTCGCGGCAATTGCTGATTCAGGAAAACGATTTTCTACTTGCAGAAGACATTGCAGCGGCAAAGATTGAATTAGCACTTAAAGAAGATTGGAAAAAACGTAAACAAGCGGGTCTCGCAGCAATTCTTATGTCGCAAATGACAGAGGTAGAATCTGACAAGCTCTCGGTGTTGCGTAAGAAAATTGCTGTTAAACTCAAGAAAGACAAATGTCCTGCGCTTTGGTTAGAAAGGCTAAATGAAACACAATCAATCGATGAAGCAAGTCTATCGAAATTAGTAGGCGAAACTCTCCCTATTGGTCTAAGCTTAATTTAG
- a CDS encoding HvfC/BufC N-terminal domain-containing protein, giving the protein MSLKQLQTDFMEALIDPRATGEFLDQIQPCGNLSAAQHIAIYQRSYIARLQQCMASQFSALKTALGDELFSLFTADYLRAFPSHSYTLNNLGARFAEHLEATRPAIDPNNEENWPAFVVELARFEYHVNDVFDLKVDDDASVRNVIATESRRLNRSARLCSHEYPVCRYFNDIKENPNADIPYPQREFCILFRHNYRVVMLNVLDDQEIELFKRLARGNDWDSACLFFNDLNWLEAVEKRWAGEGLLV; this is encoded by the coding sequence ATGTCTCTAAAACAGCTACAAACAGATTTTATGGAGGCACTGATTGATCCAAGGGCGACAGGTGAATTCTTAGATCAAATTCAGCCTTGCGGTAACCTTAGTGCAGCACAGCATATTGCAATCTATCAACGCAGTTACATCGCGCGATTGCAGCAGTGTATGGCGTCACAGTTCTCCGCACTTAAAACAGCATTAGGGGATGAGTTGTTTTCACTGTTTACCGCCGACTATCTACGTGCTTTTCCATCCCACAGCTACACTCTAAACAACTTAGGTGCGCGATTCGCGGAGCACTTAGAAGCAACAAGACCTGCGATAGATCCTAACAATGAAGAAAACTGGCCCGCTTTCGTCGTTGAGCTTGCGCGTTTTGAATACCATGTGAATGATGTCTTCGATCTAAAAGTAGATGACGATGCTTCGGTTAGGAACGTTATCGCTACAGAGTCACGGCGTCTAAACAGAAGTGCACGTCTGTGTTCTCACGAATATCCAGTATGTCGATATTTTAATGATATAAAAGAAAATCCGAACGCTGATATTCCGTATCCTCAACGAGAGTTCTGTATTCTATTTCGCCACAACTATCGAGTTGTGATGCTAAACGTTCTAGACGATCAGGAAATAGAACTGTTTAAGCGACTAGCGCGAGGCAATGATTGGGACAGCGCATGTCTCTTCTTTAATGATTTGAATTGGTTGGAAGCTGTGGAGAAACGGTGGGCTGGCGAAGGGCTTCTCGTTTAG